The DNA window CTTGCACAGTTAAAGTCCAACATTGGTATTTTTGAAAAGAATGTTGAAATCGTTCATGGCAAGCGAAAAATTAAAGCGGACAGATTAGAAGTCCATCGTCGCGAAGAAATGGGCGAAAATGCAGAATTGCTCGTAGCGACAGGAAATCCAGCCGTATTCCAAGAAACTCAAGATGACGGCAGCATTTTGAAAGCGACGGCGAAAGAAGTTCGCTATGACGTCGCAAACCGCTTACTGACCATCAAAGGTGGGGCTGAAATCAGCCAAGCTGGTCAAAAAATTAATGCTGAAGTGATTGTCTATGACATGGAAAAACAGCTCATAAGTGCAGAGCGAGGCAATGAAAGCCAGTCGCGAGTACGTACCATCCTTGTGCCGGAACAAAAAGACAAAAGCAAGGAGCAAGGTAATCCATGAGTACGTTACGCGCAGAGTTCCTAGCAAAAAGTTATAAAGGAAGACAAGTCGTAAAGAACGTTGGCTTGAGTATCGAAGCAGGCAGCATTGTTGGCTTACTCGGTCCAAATGGCGCGGGGAAAACCACGACGTTTTACATGATTGTTGGATTGGTTCCAAGTGACAAGGGAACGATTCATATCGACGATCAAGATATCACTTTGTTACCAATGCATAGCCGAGCGCGGTTAGGCATTGGTTATTTACCGCAAGAATCGTCTATCTTTCGAAAACTAACCGTCTTTCAAAATTTGATGGCGATCCTTGAGACTCGTAAAGATCTCAACAAAGCAGGCCGAGAGCAAACCCTTAATGAACTACTTGATGAGTTTAATATTCAACACATTAGAGATAGTTTGGGTATGGCTTTATCCGGTGGTGAGCGTCGTCGAGTTGAAATTGCTCGCGCTTTGGCCGCTTCGCCAAAATTTATCCTTTTAGATGAGCCTTTTGCTGGCGTTGATCCCATTTCAGTGTTAGATATAAAGAAAATAATCGAACACCTAAAAAATCGTGGTATCGGCGTACTCATCACGGACCACAACGTAAGAGAAACATTAGATGTCTGTGAAAAGGCCTACATTGTTTCTCATGGTGAATTAATCGCGGCAGGTACTCCTGAATCCGTTTTGGCAAATCAAACCGTCCGCGATGTCTACCTAGGCGAACAATTCAGGCTATAGTTTACGTAGTACAGTCGCCTAATTGAATTGAACACTAGAGAAAGGATTGTTACAGATACATGAGGCAATCATTACAGCTCCGCATGGGGCAGCAACTGACAATGACGCCACAATTGCAGCAAGCAATACGCTTGTTGCAGTTGAGCACGCTAGATCTTCAGCAAGAAATTCAAGAAGCGCTGGACAGCAATCCCCTATTAGAAGTCGATGATCAGGAAAATTCCCCTGAAAATAACCAACAAGATGACGACTTCGATTATGCCTCATCTCAAGAATCCAGTTCATCAGAACCCTCCAATGACTTCGAAGAACAAGTCACTGACTATGAAATGGAATCCGGTGACGCACTAAATAAAGATACGGTCAGTGACGAACTGGCAATGGACGTCACTTGGGATGAATACATGAGTGCGGCTCCTGCAGCCTCTTCAGGACCAATGCCAGACGATGACATGGTCTATCAAGGCGAAACGACCGAAACGCTTCATGAATATCTAATGTGGCAACTTGAACTCACCCCATTTTCACCGACTGATCGTGCCATTGCTGTTGCCATTGTCGAGGCGGTAGATGAGTCTGGTACGCTCACCGTTTCAACACAAGACATCGTTGACAGTCTGAATGAAGGTAGCGATGAAGAAGAACCCATTGAGCTTGATGAAGTAGAAGCTGTATTAAAGCGAGTTCAACTCTTTGATCCTATTGGTATCGCAGCGAGAAGCTTACAAGAATGCCTCTGCATCCAACTAAACCAATATGATTCATCAACGCCTTGGTTAGCTGAGACAAAACAAATACTTAATGAACACATTGAGCTTTTAGCAAGTCGTGACTATCGCACTTTAATGAAAAAGACTAAGCTTAAAGAAAGTGATTTAAAAGAAGTCATGACGCTAATTCATAGCCTCAATCCTAAACCTGCAGCCTCAGTGATCCATGAAGAACCAGAGTACGTGGTACCAGATGTATCAGTGAAAAAGGTCAAAGGCCGTTGGGTTGTTGAATTAAATCCTGATTGCATGCCAAAGATCCGTGTTAACGATCAATACGCCGCAATGAGTCGTTCCGTTCGCTCTTCAAGTGATAGCCAGTTTATTCGCTCTCACCTACAAGAAGCCAAATGGTTTATTAAAAGTTTAGAAAGTCGCAATGAGACGCTAATGAAAGTGGCTAACTGTATCGTAAAACAGCAGCAAGCCTTTTTTGAACATGGCCCTGAAGCCATGCGTCCAATGGTGTTAAATGATGTCGCTGAAATGGTCGAAATGCACGAATCCACCATTTCACGTGTTACGACACAAAAATACATGCATACACCTCGCGGCATTTTTGAACTGAAATACTTCTTCTCAAGTCATGTTAGTACCGAAAACGGAGGTGAGTGCTCATCCACTGCGATACGAGCGCTCATTAAAAAGCTAATTGCCGCAGAAAATGCAGCTAAACCATTGAGTGATAGCAAAATTGCGGATATTTTAGCGGAACAAGGAATTCAAGTGGCGAGACGTACGATTGCAAAATATCGTGAGTCTTTGGCTATACCACCGTCAAATCAGCGTAAAAGCCTGATCTAAGACGTAAAACTCAAGAAGGAAAAATGCTTATGCAACTAAATCTAACTGGTCGTCACGTAGAAATTACCGATTCTTTAAGAGACTATGTAAACAGTAAGTTTGCGAAGCTGGAGCGACATTTTGATCACATCAATAATGTTCACGTTATATTAGATGTTGAAAAACTCACGCATAAAGCAGAAGCAACTCTACATGTAAATGGTGGGGAACTCTTTGCATCAACGGAACACCAGGACATGTACGCGGCCATCGATTTACTCTTGGATAAGTTGGACCGTCAAGTAATAAAACATAAAGAAAAGATGACTCGACACTAACAATGAAACTTAGCGAACTCATTTCAAAGGACTGCACGAAAGCTGCAGTCCTTTTTACTAGTAAAAAGCGCGTTCTAGAATATCTTAGTGAATTAGCACAACAGCAGCTTCCAGAAGTAGATCAACATGAAATCCTTGATGCACTTCTTGCGCGAGAAAAACTGGGAAGCACAGGAATTGGCAAAGGTGTTGCACTTCCGCATGGGCGTTTAACCGGTATAGAAAAACCGCTCGTCATGCTCCTTACGAACCAAGAAGCGATCGATTACGATGCAATAGACAATCGTCCCGTCGACGTATTTGTCGGACTGATCGTACCAGAAGGGGAACATCAATCACATCTAAAGACCTTAGCCACTATCGCTGATAAACTTAGGGACAAAGAATACTGTCGTCGTTTACGACATGCACAAACAGATGAAGAATTGTTTGAGGTACTGGATAGCTAAGTAGAGGTGGTAAAATGGAACTTATAATTATCAGTGGTCGCTCTGGATCCGGAAAATCAGTTGCATTAAGAGTCTTAGAAGACTTAGGGTTTTATTGCGTAGATAATATTCCTGTTAATTTATTGCCTTCTCTTGTGCGTATTTCTGCCGATAACTATGACAAAGTGGCAGTAAGCATTGACGTCCGTAACCTACCAAAAGAACAACAAGAATTTAATGAAATCTTCGAATACTTACCGCAGTTCGCTAAACCCACCTTATTTTATTTAGACAGTGATGATCATACGTTAATTCGCCGATTTTCTGAAACTCGTCGGCTTCACCCTCTTTCAATTAACAGTCTTCCACTGGATATGGCTATTGCGCAAGAGAAAGTATTATTAGATGTTATCATCAACCGAGCGGATGTTCTCATCGATACCACGGACATGAGCGTACATCAACTTGCGGAGACGATTAGAGAGAAAATATTAGGTAAGAAAGATAAAACGCTCATCATTACCTTTATGTCATTTGGCTTCAAACATGGTATTCCAAAAGAAGCGGATTACGTTTTTGATGCTCGTTTCTTGCCAAATCCGCATTGGGAGCCTGAATTAAAACCGTTAACCGGCCTCGACCAACCTGTAAAGGATTATCTCGCCAATCACAGTATTGTGCAAAAATTCACCTGGCAAATTCAGACGTTTGTACAAACTTGGCTGCCACATTTAGAGCGCAATAACCGCAGTTATCTCACCATTGCGATTGGATGCACGGGTGGCCAACATCGCTCCGTGTATCTTGCCCAAACGATTGGTGAAAGTTTTCAGACAATGCACAGTAACGTAAAAATTCGCCACAGAGAGCAACCCAATCATGCGAGTTGAGAACACGTTTTTAATTAAAAATAAACTAGGTTTACATGCGCGCGCCGCAACGGTTTTAGCGCAACTAGCCATGCAGTTCGATGCACAAATTACGCTGTATCAGGACGATAAAATCGCAGAAGGCGATAGTGTTCTCGCGTTGATGTTACTCGAAAGTAGTCAAGGCAAAGAAATTAAAGTCGTTTGTGAAGGACCCGATGCGGAACCTGCTTTGGATGCAATAGGGGAACTTATCGACGATCGTTTCCATGAATCTGAATAAGTTGCTGATTTTCTCCTTAAATCCGGCTTGGTAAGCGTGAGTTAATTCGTTACACTTATACTAGAGCTCCTTTTTGTGCTTAGCACATTCATTTAACCGTACAATCAAGGAACGCCTATGCCGGAAACCTTCGAGCAAGACTACACACTGCAGCAATTAAAACAAGTCACAAAAGCGCTTAACAGTGGGCAGTTTGTTCAGGTTCGACGTATGCTTGCCGAAACGGCACCTTGCGACTCCGCCCTATTACTTGAATCTTCTCCACATAAAGTTCGTACACAACTTTGGCAATTAGTTGACCCAGATATTCAAGGTGACATCCTTGAAGAGCTCTCTGAAGACGTGCGTCTTGGCATCATCGCTCAGATGGAACCTGAGCTCATCGCCGCGGCAACGGAAGACATGGACGACGATGACTTAGGTGAAGTACTTCGAAGCTTACCCGAACCTGTCTATCAAGATGTATTGGGCGCAATGGATGCGATTGACCGTGAACGTGCAACGCAAGCCCTATCCTATCAAGAACGTACTGCGGGTGCGTTGATGAACAGCGATACTGTGACTATTCGTCCGGATGTATCGCTTGATGTTGTATTACGTTATCTAAGGCTGAAAGGGGAGCTGCCTGACGGCACAGATGACTTGTATGTTGTCGATAAAGATAATTGCTTCTTAGGCTCATTGCCGCTTAGCGTGCTGCTAACCAATTCACCGGATAAAATTGTTCGGGATCTCATGGATCTTGAAAAAGAGGCCATTCCAATCTCCATGGATGAAAGTGAAGTCGCACAGTTGTTCGAGCGTCACAATTGGATTTCAGCACCTGTGGTTGATGACAATAAACATCTCCTTGGTCGTATTACGATTGATGATATCGTCGATGTCATCCGAGAAGACGCTGAACACAGTTTAATGAGTATGGCGGGTCTTGATGATGAAGAAGATACCTTTGCCCCCGTCATGAAGTCCAGCCAACGTCGTTCAATCTGGCTTGGTATTAACTTGCTAACCGCGCTGCTTGCCGCATTTGTTGCGAGCTTTTTTGAAGGTACGTTAGACATACTACCAATCCTTGCCGTTCTCAATGGTATCGTACCAAGTATGGGTGGCGTTGCAGGGAGCCAGACATTAACACTGGTCATTCGAGGTATTGCATTGGGGCACGTTAACAGCGCCAACCAACGCTTTATTTTAGGTAAAGAACTGGCGATTGGGGCTTTGAATGGTTTGCTTTGGTCTGTACTTATTGCGGGTGTTATCGCCGTTTGGCAATGGGACTTTAAACTTGGCGCCGTAATCGCCTTTGCGATGTTTATGAATTTAGTCGCGGCTGGTATTGCAGGGGCAAGTATTCCACTTATCCTCAAACGTTTACACATTGACCCCGCTCTTGCAGGTAGCGTGGTGTTAACAACCGTGACCGATATTGTGGGTATTTTCGCTTTCTTGGGTACTGCGACGTGGATTTTGGTAGACTAAACGTCTACCAAAATCGGCGTGTTACTGACCTGCGATTTGCATTTCTGAAATTAAAATCGAACCCGTCTGTACTGAGCCGCGTTTCTCAATGTCATTACCAATCGCAACAATGTTTTTGAACATCTCTTTAAGATTACCCGCGATGGTAATTTCACTCACAGGGAATTGGATTTCACCATTTTCTACCCAAAAACCCGCAGCCCCTCGAGAATAATCGCCAGTTACTGTATTTGCACCATGACCCATTAATTCTGTCACTAATAATCCCTTACCCATCGATTTTAACAGGCTATCTAGCCCCCCTTCTGTTGGATGAACTAACCAGTTGTGAATACCACCTGCGTGCCCAGTCGCTTGCATCCCAAGCTTTTTCGCCGCGTAGCTAGCTAGTAGGTAGGTTTGTAGCTCTCCTGCCTGTAATACTTCTCTCTCAGAGGTTCTGACGCCTTCGCTATCAAACGGGCTTGATGCTAATGCTCTAAGCATGTGTGGGCGTTCAGAAACAGAGACGCATGAGCTAAAGACTTGAGTGCCTAAACTATCAAGTAAGAAGCTCGATTTACGGTAAAGCGCGCCCCCACCAATGGCATTCACTAAGTGCCCAAACAAGCTATTGGCGATGTCCGCACGGA is part of the Pseudoalteromonas xiamenensis genome and encodes:
- the lptA gene encoding lipopolysaccharide transport periplasmic protein LptA is translated as MKNKPLITLIAVLMSTSVFAVTMPLEPVSIVAEKQLAQLKSNIGIFEKNVEIVHGKRKIKADRLEVHRREEMGENAELLVATGNPAVFQETQDDGSILKATAKEVRYDVANRLLTIKGGAEISQAGQKINAEVIVYDMEKQLISAERGNESQSRVRTILVPEQKDKSKEQGNP
- the lptB gene encoding LPS export ABC transporter ATP-binding protein; protein product: MSTLRAEFLAKSYKGRQVVKNVGLSIEAGSIVGLLGPNGAGKTTTFYMIVGLVPSDKGTIHIDDQDITLLPMHSRARLGIGYLPQESSIFRKLTVFQNLMAILETRKDLNKAGREQTLNELLDEFNIQHIRDSLGMALSGGERRRVEIARALAASPKFILLDEPFAGVDPISVLDIKKIIEHLKNRGIGVLITDHNVRETLDVCEKAYIVSHGELIAAGTPESVLANQTVRDVYLGEQFRL
- a CDS encoding RNA polymerase factor sigma-54, whose translation is MRQSLQLRMGQQLTMTPQLQQAIRLLQLSTLDLQQEIQEALDSNPLLEVDDQENSPENNQQDDDFDYASSQESSSSEPSNDFEEQVTDYEMESGDALNKDTVSDELAMDVTWDEYMSAAPAASSGPMPDDDMVYQGETTETLHEYLMWQLELTPFSPTDRAIAVAIVEAVDESGTLTVSTQDIVDSLNEGSDEEEPIELDEVEAVLKRVQLFDPIGIAARSLQECLCIQLNQYDSSTPWLAETKQILNEHIELLASRDYRTLMKKTKLKESDLKEVMTLIHSLNPKPAASVIHEEPEYVVPDVSVKKVKGRWVVELNPDCMPKIRVNDQYAAMSRSVRSSSDSQFIRSHLQEAKWFIKSLESRNETLMKVANCIVKQQQAFFEHGPEAMRPMVLNDVAEMVEMHESTISRVTTQKYMHTPRGIFELKYFFSSHVSTENGGECSSTAIRALIKKLIAAENAAKPLSDSKIADILAEQGIQVARRTIAKYRESLAIPPSNQRKSLI
- the hpf gene encoding ribosome hibernation promoting factor → MQLNLTGRHVEITDSLRDYVNSKFAKLERHFDHINNVHVILDVEKLTHKAEATLHVNGGELFASTEHQDMYAAIDLLLDKLDRQVIKHKEKMTRH
- the ptsN gene encoding PTS IIA-like nitrogen regulatory protein PtsN, encoding MKLSELISKDCTKAAVLFTSKKRVLEYLSELAQQQLPEVDQHEILDALLAREKLGSTGIGKGVALPHGRLTGIEKPLVMLLTNQEAIDYDAIDNRPVDVFVGLIVPEGEHQSHLKTLATIADKLRDKEYCRRLRHAQTDEELFEVLDS
- the rapZ gene encoding RNase adapter RapZ; amino-acid sequence: MELIIISGRSGSGKSVALRVLEDLGFYCVDNIPVNLLPSLVRISADNYDKVAVSIDVRNLPKEQQEFNEIFEYLPQFAKPTLFYLDSDDHTLIRRFSETRRLHPLSINSLPLDMAIAQEKVLLDVIINRADVLIDTTDMSVHQLAETIREKILGKKDKTLIITFMSFGFKHGIPKEADYVFDARFLPNPHWEPELKPLTGLDQPVKDYLANHSIVQKFTWQIQTFVQTWLPHLERNNRSYLTIAIGCTGGQHRSVYLAQTIGESFQTMHSNVKIRHREQPNHAS
- a CDS encoding HPr family phosphocarrier protein; this encodes MRVENTFLIKNKLGLHARAATVLAQLAMQFDAQITLYQDDKIAEGDSVLALMLLESSQGKEIKVVCEGPDAEPALDAIGELIDDRFHESE
- the mgtE gene encoding magnesium transporter, whose product is MPETFEQDYTLQQLKQVTKALNSGQFVQVRRMLAETAPCDSALLLESSPHKVRTQLWQLVDPDIQGDILEELSEDVRLGIIAQMEPELIAAATEDMDDDDLGEVLRSLPEPVYQDVLGAMDAIDRERATQALSYQERTAGALMNSDTVTIRPDVSLDVVLRYLRLKGELPDGTDDLYVVDKDNCFLGSLPLSVLLTNSPDKIVRDLMDLEKEAIPISMDESEVAQLFERHNWISAPVVDDNKHLLGRITIDDIVDVIREDAEHSLMSMAGLDDEEDTFAPVMKSSQRRSIWLGINLLTALLAAFVASFFEGTLDILPILAVLNGIVPSMGGVAGSQTLTLVIRGIALGHVNSANQRFILGKELAIGALNGLLWSVLIAGVIAVWQWDFKLGAVIAFAMFMNLVAAGIAGASIPLILKRLHIDPALAGSVVLTTVTDIVGIFAFLGTATWILVD